The following coding sequences are from one Acipenser ruthenus chromosome 7, fAciRut3.2 maternal haplotype, whole genome shotgun sequence window:
- the LOC131737601 gene encoding protein PIP82-like isoform X2, producing MWFKLPSREPEGVELQSREPEGVELPSREPEGVELQSREPEGVELQSREPEGEELPPPEQEGKEVKSPPPPQPRPPPLRSSPAPPLCAVPRPLLLDTLPVCLDLPSLDLEPRSLQNRSQFSTWFHAPLLPSTKTSLRCSQTALELPLVTTLLPLGDWTSLHRAPAADLQCPGCRAGRP from the exons ATGTGGTTCAAG ctgccgtcccgagagccagagggggtggagctgcagtcccgagagccagagggggtggagctgccgtcccgagagccagagggggtggagctgcagtcccgagagccagagggggtggagctgcagtcccgagagccagagggggaggagctgccgccgcccgagCAAGAGGGGAAAGAGGTGAAGAGCccgcctccaccacagccccgaccaccacccctgcggtccagtccggcaccgccgCTGTGTGCGGtccctcgccccttgctcctggacacccttcCGGTTTGCTTGGACCTCCCTtcgctagacctggagcccaggagtctgcagaaccggtcacagttctccacctggttccatgctccgctcctcccaagcaccaagacgtcgctgcgctgctcccagacggCGCTtgagctccccctggtcactactttgctccccctgggtgattggACGTCGCTGCACCGGGCCCCGGCTGCAgacctccagtgccccggttgtcgcgccggtcgcccctga
- the LOC131737601 gene encoding histone-lysine N-methyltransferase 2B-like isoform X1 — protein sequence MDPTMYREILLYKTMGKYPEKARKGGKFIIRRRAGQYVVQDGELYYICKKGTEPSMKVKVVKGTEEADSLFLEFHASAIGAHCGQHRTREAISSRYYWPGMGSSIDNWLPSREPEGVELQSREPEGVELPSREPEGVELQSREPEGVELQSREPEGEELPPPEQEGKEVKSPPPPQPRPPPLRSSPAPPLCAVPRPLLLDTLPVCLDLPSLDLEPRSLQNRSQFSTWFHAPLLPSTKTSLRCSQTALELPLVTTLLPLGDWTSLHRAPAADLQCPGCRAGRP from the exons ATGGATCCAACAATGTACAGGGAAATATTACTGTACAAGACAATGGGAAAATACCCCGAGAAGGCCAGGAAGGGGGGAAAATTCATCATCCGGAGGCGTGCAGGACAATATGTGGTTCAAG aTGGAGAGCTCTATTATATATGTAAGAAGGGTACAGAGCCATCAATGAAGGTGAAGGTGGTCAAAGGCACTGAAGAGGCAGACAGTCTCTTCCTGGAATTTCATGCAAGTGCTATAGGGGCACACTGTGGCCAACACAGAACCAGAGAGGCAATTTCCTCCAGATATTACTGGCCTGGAATGGGTTCCAGTATTGATAATTGG ctgccgtcccgagagccagagggggtggagctgcagtcccgagagccagagggggtggagctgccgtcccgagagccagagggggtggagctgcagtcccgagagccagagggggtggagctgcagtcccgagagccagagggggaggagctgccgccgcccgagCAAGAGGGGAAAGAGGTGAAGAGCccgcctccaccacagccccgaccaccacccctgcggtccagtccggcaccgccgCTGTGTGCGGtccctcgccccttgctcctggacacccttcCGGTTTGCTTGGACCTCCCTtcgctagacctggagcccaggagtctgcagaaccggtcacagttctccacctggttccatgctccgctcctcccaagcaccaagacgtcgctgcgctgctcccagacggCGCTtgagctccccctggtcactactttgctccccctgggtgattggACGTCGCTGCACCGGGCCCCGGCTGCAgacctccagtgccccggttgtcgcgccggtcgcccctga